A single region of the Brassica rapa cultivar Chiifu-401-42 chromosome A03, CAAS_Brap_v3.01, whole genome shotgun sequence genome encodes:
- the LOC103862598 gene encoding uncharacterized protein LOC103862598, whose protein sequence is MSKINNLDFSALNLSGDNYLQWALDAKIILKSKGLGECITEDNNASEKDRYNVILIIRHNLIVSLKDQYLTIENPLDLWTELKTRYDHQRTVLLPKVRYDWRNLRIQDFKFVDEYNSALFKIVSKLKLCGEDITDKDMLDKTFSTFHTSNVLLQQQFNNELLMRNSELRPPGTNPLHEAHAP, encoded by the exons ATGTCGAAAATCAACAACTTGGATTTTTCTGCCCTAAATCTCTCTGGAGATAATTACTTGCAATGGGCACTTGATGCTAAGATCATCCTAAAATCCAAGGGACTCGGTGAATGTATCACCGAGGATAATAATGCAAGTGAGAAAGATAGATACAATGTGATATTAATTATACGCCATAATCTTATTGTGAGTCTCAAAGATCAATACTTGACTATTGAGAATCCTCTAGACCTTTGGACAGAGTTGAAAACGAGATATGATCACCAGAGAACGGTGTTATTACCAAAGGTTAGATATGATTGGAGGAATCTCAGAATCCAGGACTTTAAGTTCGTGGACGAGTATAACTCGGCCCTGTTTAAAATAGTTTCCAAGTTGAAACTGTGTGGTGAGGATATAACGGATAAGGATATGCTTGACAAAACCTTTTCCACCTTCCACACAAGCAATGTGTTGTTACAACAACAGTTC AACAATGAACTGTTGATGAGAAACAGTGAATTGAGACCTCCTGGAACAAACCCATTACATGAGGCACATGCGCCGTAG
- the LOC117132762 gene encoding uncharacterized protein LOC117132762, which translates to MASDAGSSVARRRRRLSTVFQHSDLLLRFILFFHKALVYLGYVISSAIAICERCVQYRFYIFWLLCSPSPSLMAAIVPDLCQKTCTPPQVCVSQISDLKLTRQAPPSLSPKTMTFLPPGKIDSTWFWCKRGSCNSPLCSLLARSMSLNGSQNYYQTIQARNLLFDEPPTNRCSLQTPFVATLTIDCSPCLTVSDLNDQRLRFCSVKPLLLQYGNAGVGRLWLDSKLVPSEIGVNPISVSAGTKVSSSLKTDLSQRKFCSTLLGCERDIICVSLISDCARMEYSRFSVHDEQFIQALKYPFVVSQNSLIPPSTYFLCFRGQLLESSKDCQSVSVNSYWHVLPTSIRRPKLSNIISRQCLVSFPNLPKLKTNSLLTLSCVDKFLQTSSRQGRERSLSTSSFSKERIFPPRSLFVRGDHLPASKTENFTNFLAVCYLV; encoded by the coding sequence ATGGCTTCCGACGCCGGCAGCTCCGTAGCTCGCCGGCGTCGCCGTCTCTCCACTGTTTTCCAGCACTCTGACCTTCTTCTTCGTTTTATTCTGTTTTTTCACAAGGCTCTCGTGTATTTGGGTTACGTAATCTCTTCCGCCATCGCTATTTGTGAGAGATGCGTTCAGTACCGATTTTATATCTTCTGGCTTCTGTGTAGCCCTTCTCCATCTCTCATGGCTGCAATAGTTCCAGATCTGTGTCAGAAGACCTGCACTCCTCCTCAGGTTTGTGTTTCTCAGATCTCAGATCTCAAGTTAACGCGACAGGCGCCACCTTCCTTGTCTCCTAAGACCATGACTTTTCTCCCTCCGGGGAAGATCGATTCTACTTGGTTCTGGTGTAAAAGAGGCTCATGTAACAGTCCTCTCTGCTCACTGCTCGCTAGATCTATGAGCCTCAATGGCTCTCAGAACTACTACCAAACTATCCAAGCGAGGAACCTACTGTTCGACGAACCGCCGACCAATCGCTGTTCATTGCAAACACCGTTCGTAGCTACACTTACCATCGACTGCTCACCGTGTCTCACCGTTTCAGACCTCAATGACCAACGGCTCAGGTTTTGTTCCGTCAAACCTCTCTTGCTCCAATACGGTAATGCTGGAGTGGGAAGACTTTGGTTGGATTCAAAGCTTGTCCCCTCGGAAATTGGTGTCAATCCCATCTCTGTGTCCGCCGGTACGAAGGTGTCAAGCTCTTTAAAGACTGACCTATCTCAGAGGAAGTTCTGTTCAACTTTGTTAGGGTGTGAAAGAGACATTATATGTGTGAGCTTGATTTCAGATTGCGCCAGAATGGAATACTCTAGGTTCTCTGTACATGATGAACAATTTATCCAGGCGCTGAAGTACCCCTTTGTTGTCTCGCAGAATTCGCTTATTCCACCATCGACATACTTCCTTTGCTTTAGAGGACAGCTTCTGGAGTCTTCAAAAGACTGTCAAAGTGTCTCTGTGAACAGCTATTGGCATGTTCTTCCAACGTCCATACGTCGACCAAAGTTAAGTAATATAATCTCAAGACAATGCTTAGTTTCATTTCCAAATCTCCCTAAGCTCAAAACAAACAGCCTTTTAACATTGTCCTGTGTGGATAAGTTTTTGCAAACTTCCTCTCGACAAGGCCGAGAAAGATCGCTCTCCACCTCCTCCTTCTCTAAGGAGAGAATTTTTCCACCAAGATCCCTCTTTGTTAGAGGTGACCATCTCCCGGCATCAAAAACCGAAAACTTTACCAACTTCCTAGCCGTTTGTTATCTTGTGTGA